One region of Halomonas huangheensis genomic DNA includes:
- a CDS encoding DMT family transporter, whose translation MPTGLAYLIVVLVWASTPLAIKWSAEGGAPVGSVMLRMGGALIIGGFLLLLLRRTPRLDRRALLSYAAAVPGVFGAMALSYYASQFLPSGMLSVMFGMAPLISGLILQALPGATRLRRWHWFGCALGVAGLGVVFLDSLGVQGSQQQLALAMMLMAVTLFSASGIAVQRVAAGLDPLTQTVGALALSMPCFLVLWLTSGEPLSIPLTHRGLWAVVYLALFGSVIGFLCYYLILSRLHAATVALVTLITPVLAMSLGMFLNQESPSSSMMIGAVLILVALGCYLFGDRLTRRKARRMAMAEEDVTEPPT comes from the coding sequence ATGCCAACCGGACTGGCCTATCTGATTGTTGTTCTGGTCTGGGCCTCAACGCCTCTCGCCATCAAATGGAGTGCGGAAGGCGGCGCCCCTGTCGGTAGCGTTATGCTACGCATGGGCGGAGCCCTGATCATAGGTGGCTTCCTGCTGTTATTGCTGCGTCGCACGCCACGTCTCGACCGGCGTGCTCTGCTCAGCTATGCGGCCGCCGTTCCTGGTGTCTTCGGTGCCATGGCACTCAGCTACTATGCATCGCAGTTCCTACCGTCCGGCATGCTCTCGGTAATGTTCGGCATGGCACCACTGATCTCTGGCTTGATTCTGCAGGCGCTACCCGGAGCAACCCGTCTTCGGCGCTGGCATTGGTTTGGTTGCGCACTGGGCGTCGCCGGTCTTGGCGTGGTGTTTCTCGACAGCCTCGGGGTCCAGGGCAGCCAACAGCAACTTGCTCTGGCGATGATGCTGATGGCGGTAACGTTGTTCAGCGCCAGTGGTATCGCCGTACAACGGGTGGCCGCAGGTCTTGACCCCTTGACCCAGACCGTTGGTGCTCTGGCGCTCTCGATGCCCTGCTTCCTCGTACTATGGCTGACCAGCGGCGAGCCACTGTCGATTCCGCTGACCCACCGCGGTCTATGGGCCGTGGTCTATCTGGCATTGTTCGGTTCGGTGATCGGCTTCCTCTGCTACTACCTGATCCTGTCACGCCTGCATGCCGCCACCGTAGCGCTGGTCACCCTGATCACCCCGGTGCTGGCAATGTCGTTGGGCATGTTTCTCAACCAGGAGTCGCCATCATCCTCCATGATGATCGGTGCCGTGCTGATCCTGGTCGCGCTGGGATGCTACCTGTTCGGCGATCGTCTCACACGGCGCAAGGCACGCCGCATGGCCATGGCAGAAGAAGACGTCACAGAGCCACCTACCTGA
- the serA gene encoding phosphoglycerate dehydrogenase has translation MAKTSLDKSKIKILLLEGVHQSAVDNFLNAGYTNIEHQTTSLDEASLVEKIRDVHFIGIRSRTQLTERVFEAAEKLVAVGCFCIGTNQVDLTSALVRGIPVFNAPYSNTRSVAELVLAEAIMLLRGIPEKNARAHQGGWLKSAKNSHEARGKTLGIVGYGSIGSQLSVLSEALGFDVIYYDVITKLGMGNARQVASMEELLARSDVVSLHVPDLPSTRWMIDEEKIALMKPGAILINAARGSVVVIEALAEAIKEGRLNGAAIDVFPVEPKGNAEEFVSPLRGLENVILTPHVGGSTLEAQENIGVEVSEKLVTFSDNGSTVTSVNFPEVALPAHPDKHRLLHIHENVPGVLSEINRVLSENDINISGQYLQTNNKVGYVVIDVDKAYGPQALEALREVNHTLRTRVLYSETNYAD, from the coding sequence ATGGCCAAAACGTCCCTGGACAAGAGCAAGATCAAGATCCTGCTGCTCGAGGGCGTCCACCAGAGTGCAGTGGACAACTTTCTCAATGCCGGTTACACCAACATCGAGCATCAAACGACCTCCCTTGACGAAGCGTCACTGGTCGAGAAGATTCGCGATGTGCACTTCATCGGTATCCGCTCCCGTACTCAGCTCACTGAGCGCGTGTTCGAAGCGGCCGAGAAGCTGGTTGCCGTGGGTTGTTTCTGCATCGGCACCAACCAGGTCGACCTCACCTCGGCACTGGTGCGTGGTATCCCGGTATTCAACGCGCCCTATTCCAACACTCGCTCGGTCGCCGAGCTGGTGCTGGCGGAAGCCATCATGCTGCTGCGCGGCATTCCCGAGAAGAACGCCCGAGCCCACCAGGGCGGCTGGTTGAAGAGCGCGAAGAACAGCCATGAAGCACGTGGCAAGACACTGGGCATCGTTGGCTACGGCAGCATCGGCTCACAGCTGTCGGTGTTGTCCGAGGCACTTGGCTTCGACGTCATCTACTACGACGTGATCACCAAGCTTGGCATGGGTAACGCCCGTCAGGTGGCGAGCATGGAGGAACTGTTGGCACGCTCCGACGTGGTCAGCCTGCACGTCCCTGACCTGCCGTCGACACGTTGGATGATCGACGAGGAAAAGATTGCGCTGATGAAGCCTGGTGCAATTCTGATCAACGCCGCACGTGGCAGCGTGGTGGTCATCGAAGCGCTTGCCGAGGCCATCAAGGAAGGTCGTTTGAACGGCGCCGCCATCGACGTGTTCCCGGTCGAGCCCAAGGGTAATGCTGAAGAATTCGTCAGCCCGCTGCGTGGTCTCGAGAATGTGATCCTGACACCGCACGTCGGTGGCTCGACGCTCGAGGCTCAGGAGAACATCGGCGTCGAGGTGTCCGAAAAACTGGTCACGTTTTCCGACAACGGTTCTACCGTCACCTCAGTCAACTTCCCGGAAGTCGCCTTGCCGGCACACCCGGACAAGCATCGCCTGCTGCATATCCACGAGAACGTGCCCGGCGTGCTGTCCGAGATCAACCGCGTACTGTCGGAAAACGACATCAACATCTCCGGCCAGTACCTGCAGACCAACAACAAGGTCGGCTACGTGGTGATCGATGTCGACAAGGCCTATGGCCCGCAGGCGCTCGAAGCGCTGCGCGAGGTCAACCATACGTTGCGTACACGAGTGCTGTACTCAGAGACCAACTACGCAGACTGA
- the hmgA gene encoding homogentisate 1,2-dioxygenase, with product MPQSLDYQSGFRNHFTTEALPGALPEGQNSPQQVAYGLYAEQLTGSAFTAPRSHNLRSWLYRIRPSVAQSAYLPLGEGSTATAPLSKPAADPNQMRWDPRPLPDAPTDFIDGLLTVAVNGDAGTQTGCGVHVYAFNQNMTERFFYNADGEMLIVPQLGSLRLRTEFGEIEAGNGEIAVIPRGIKFQVRLAEGHDTARGYICENYGSPFELPGLGPIGANGLANPRDFQTPVATYEDISGDFALVAKFSGRLWVTQLDHSPLDVVAWHGNYAPYKYNLANFNTINTVSFDHPDPSIFTVLTSASDTEGMANIDFVIFPPRWMVAEKTFRPPYFHRNLMSEFMGLIHGEYDAKAEGFLPGGASLHNCMSPHGPDANTFEKASEAELEPQYQAATLAFMFESRYAFQPTETALSADFRQRDYVDVWQGLKSHFSPDKR from the coding sequence ATGCCGCAATCGCTTGATTACCAATCCGGTTTTCGCAATCACTTCACTACCGAGGCATTGCCCGGAGCATTGCCCGAGGGGCAGAACTCTCCACAGCAAGTGGCTTATGGCCTGTACGCGGAACAGTTGACTGGCTCGGCCTTTACCGCACCGCGCAGCCACAACCTGCGTAGCTGGCTATATCGCATCCGTCCCTCGGTGGCACAGAGTGCCTACCTTCCTCTAGGCGAGGGCTCCACTGCTACAGCCCCGCTGAGCAAGCCTGCCGCCGACCCTAACCAGATGCGCTGGGACCCGCGACCACTGCCGGATGCTCCGACCGACTTCATTGATGGCCTGCTGACCGTCGCCGTCAATGGCGACGCCGGCACTCAGACCGGCTGCGGTGTGCACGTCTATGCCTTCAACCAGAACATGACCGAGCGCTTCTTCTACAACGCCGACGGCGAGATGCTGATCGTGCCGCAGCTCGGCAGCCTGCGCCTGCGCACCGAGTTCGGTGAGATCGAAGCTGGAAACGGTGAGATCGCAGTGATCCCGCGCGGCATCAAGTTCCAGGTGCGCCTGGCCGAGGGACATGACACCGCCCGTGGTTATATCTGCGAAAACTACGGCAGCCCCTTTGAACTGCCGGGCCTCGGCCCGATTGGCGCCAACGGCCTGGCCAACCCGCGTGACTTCCAGACTCCAGTGGCCACCTACGAGGATATCTCCGGTGACTTTGCACTGGTGGCCAAATTCTCCGGCCGCCTGTGGGTCACTCAACTCGACCACTCGCCGCTGGATGTGGTGGCGTGGCACGGTAATTACGCCCCCTACAAGTACAACCTGGCCAACTTCAACACCATCAACACCGTGAGCTTCGATCATCCTGACCCCTCGATCTTCACCGTGTTGACCTCTGCGTCAGACACCGAGGGCATGGCCAATATCGACTTCGTGATCTTCCCGCCGCGCTGGATGGTGGCCGAGAAGACGTTCCGCCCGCCCTACTTCCATCGCAATCTGATGAGTGAGTTCATGGGCCTGATCCACGGTGAATACGACGCCAAGGCAGAGGGCTTTCTGCCCGGTGGAGCCAGCCTGCACAACTGCATGTCACCGCATGGCCCGGATGCCAATACCTTCGAAAAGGCCAGCGAAGCTGAACTGGAGCCCCAATACCAGGCTGCCACTCTCGCTTTCATGTTCGAGAGCCGCTATGCCTTCCAGCCTACCGAGACAGCACTGTCAGCAGACTTCCGTCAGCGAGACTATGTCGATGTCTGGCAGGGCCTCAAATCCCACTTCAGCCCCGATAAGCGGTGA
- a CDS encoding exodeoxyribonuclease VII small subunit — translation MATQDTRQQESAGEPQDFGSTMQRLETLVEQMESGELSLEDSLKAFEQGVALARDAQRRLDDAELKVRQLTENEDGGMELTSFGAAAENHGER, via the coding sequence ATGGCAACTCAGGATACCCGTCAGCAGGAAAGTGCCGGCGAGCCTCAGGACTTCGGCTCGACCATGCAACGCCTCGAGACCCTCGTCGAACAGATGGAGTCCGGCGAACTGTCGCTGGAGGACTCCCTGAAGGCCTTCGAGCAGGGAGTCGCCCTCGCGCGCGATGCGCAACGGCGTCTCGATGACGCGGAGCTCAAGGTTCGCCAACTCACCGAGAATGAAGATGGTGGAATGGAACTGACGTCTTTTGGTGCTGCTGCGGAGAATCATGGTGAACGCTGA
- a CDS encoding MarR family winged helix-turn-helix transcriptional regulator — MSRTERDVSPSSAKPELDLQQFLPYRLNSLADRISQALAQLYAERYQINIAEWRVLAWLSHLDQLSARQICLATRMDKARVSRAVQALEERGLIQRTPSVRDQRVHDLCLTPDGQVLLESLIPEARQWEADLLATLSVNEYRDMMNIIGKLERQLDRLEQGAGLDSGTDMDSPRTERG; from the coding sequence ATGTCTCGGACCGAGCGTGATGTATCGCCTTCCTCCGCCAAGCCGGAGCTGGATCTTCAACAGTTTCTGCCCTATCGGCTCAACTCTCTGGCGGATCGTATCAGTCAGGCGTTGGCGCAGCTCTATGCCGAGCGCTATCAGATCAATATCGCCGAGTGGCGGGTACTTGCCTGGTTGTCACATCTGGACCAGCTATCTGCCAGACAGATCTGCCTGGCCACGCGCATGGATAAGGCACGAGTTTCCCGCGCGGTACAGGCACTGGAAGAGCGGGGACTGATTCAGAGAACGCCATCTGTTCGAGATCAGCGAGTTCATGACCTCTGTCTGACCCCCGATGGGCAGGTGTTGCTGGAGTCGTTGATCCCGGAGGCTCGCCAGTGGGAGGCCGATCTGCTGGCGACGCTCAGCGTCAACGAGTATCGAGATATGATGAACATCATCGGCAAGCTGGAGCGGCAGCTTGATCGCCTCGAACAGGGTGCTGGGCTGGACTCCGGAACAGATATGGACTCACCTCGAACTGAGCGAGGCTGA
- a CDS encoding IclR family transcriptional regulator, which produces MTEGKRRTAGRPASGKASGGHSQSLVRGLNLLERLSAHPGGLALSDIAEQSDLAPSTTHRLLQALQSQGFITQDESLGVWRIDVKTFRIGNSFLEARDFVGTSRPYLRRLTRETGETANLGVRDGATAVFLAQSESAQMMRMITRLGSRAPLHASGVGKALLAWLPEDELDWVLAERGLDGVTVNTMTNPTEVRRAMAEIRYSGYACDREEHAIGLHCVAACIHNELGTPLAAISVSGPVARIPDSRLASLGELVRDTAHAITAQLGGRIPSVDDYRS; this is translated from the coding sequence GTGACCGAAGGCAAACGCAGGACGGCGGGACGCCCCGCATCGGGCAAGGCCAGTGGTGGCCACAGTCAATCACTGGTGCGTGGACTCAATCTTCTCGAGCGCCTTTCCGCCCACCCTGGCGGCCTCGCGCTATCCGATATTGCCGAACAGTCCGACCTTGCTCCGTCGACCACCCACCGTCTGCTGCAAGCGCTGCAGAGCCAAGGCTTCATTACCCAGGACGAAAGCCTCGGTGTATGGCGTATCGACGTCAAGACCTTCCGCATCGGCAACAGCTTCCTCGAAGCCCGCGACTTCGTGGGCACCAGCCGCCCCTACCTGCGCCGCCTGACTCGTGAAACCGGCGAAACCGCCAACCTCGGCGTTCGCGATGGTGCCACCGCCGTCTTTCTCGCCCAGAGCGAGTCAGCACAGATGATGCGTATGATCACCCGTCTGGGTTCACGCGCACCGCTGCATGCCTCCGGCGTCGGCAAGGCACTGCTTGCCTGGCTGCCCGAGGACGAACTTGACTGGGTACTGGCCGAGCGCGGCCTCGACGGCGTCACCGTCAACACCATGACCAATCCCACGGAAGTGCGCCGTGCCATGGCCGAGATTCGCTACAGTGGCTATGCCTGCGACCGTGAGGAGCACGCCATCGGCCTGCATTGCGTTGCGGCCTGCATTCACAATGAACTGGGAACACCTCTGGCGGCCATCTCGGTCTCTGGCCCTGTCGCACGCATCCCGGACAGCCGACTTGCCTCACTGGGCGAGCTGGTACGCGATACCGCCCACGCGATTACCGCCCAGTTGGGTGGACGCATCCCCTCCGTCGATGATTATCGTTCCTGA
- a CDS encoding uracil-xanthine permease family protein: MPTNESTAEEQEARRVRSTHDVNAMPPLSRAIPLGLQHVLAMFVGNVTVPIIIAGAADLPADQTAFMIQAAMFVAGIATLVQSLGLGPIGARLPIVMGTSFGFVPVLIPIAVGMGLPAALGAALCGGIAMAIVGLFLPIFRFLFPPVVTGTFVVMLGTLLMPVGFLYLGGGGGASDFGAPHHIALGALVFVVTLALHQYGRGIWSEMAPLLGLVAGYFTAMGFGYIDFGNITSAGWISLPVPLHIGLEFHAAAIIPVVLLAVVTCAESIGDIVGTTAGGMNREPTAKELSGGVMADGLASVFAAIFNAFPQISFSQNVGMVALTGVVSRYVVAIGGAFLLMAGLVPKLGAIINSIPNSVLGGAVLIMFGMIASAGIKMLASIDFNKRNMVIIGVSLSAAIGLPAQEGLYANLNENIQAIIHSGLIPGALFAIILNLVLPRRDRSFRDDI, translated from the coding sequence ATGCCGACCAACGAGTCGACCGCAGAAGAACAGGAAGCGCGCCGGGTACGCAGTACCCATGACGTAAATGCCATGCCACCGCTCAGTCGAGCGATTCCGCTCGGACTGCAGCACGTGCTGGCAATGTTCGTCGGCAACGTGACCGTTCCCATCATCATCGCAGGAGCCGCCGACCTTCCAGCCGACCAGACGGCTTTCATGATTCAGGCGGCGATGTTTGTGGCCGGCATCGCCACCCTGGTGCAATCGCTGGGCCTGGGGCCCATCGGTGCGCGTCTACCGATTGTCATGGGTACCAGCTTCGGCTTCGTGCCGGTGCTGATCCCGATCGCGGTCGGCATGGGCCTCCCTGCTGCCCTGGGGGCCGCACTCTGTGGCGGCATCGCCATGGCGATTGTCGGGCTGTTCCTGCCGATCTTCCGCTTCCTCTTCCCGCCAGTGGTCACCGGCACCTTCGTGGTCATGCTCGGCACCCTGCTGATGCCGGTCGGCTTTCTCTACCTCGGTGGTGGTGGCGGTGCCTCGGACTTCGGTGCCCCTCACCATATCGCGCTGGGCGCACTGGTGTTCGTGGTGACTCTGGCACTGCACCAGTACGGCCGTGGTATCTGGTCGGAAATGGCGCCCTTGCTGGGACTGGTCGCGGGTTACTTCACCGCCATGGGCTTCGGCTACATCGATTTCGGCAACATTACCTCCGCCGGCTGGATCTCGCTGCCGGTTCCGCTACACATCGGCCTTGAGTTCCACGCCGCGGCAATCATTCCCGTAGTATTGCTGGCCGTCGTTACCTGCGCCGAGTCCATCGGCGATATCGTCGGCACCACCGCCGGTGGTATGAACCGTGAACCCACCGCGAAGGAGCTGTCAGGAGGCGTGATGGCCGATGGCCTGGCCAGTGTCTTTGCCGCCATCTTCAACGCCTTCCCGCAGATCAGCTTCAGCCAGAACGTCGGCATGGTGGCGTTGACCGGTGTCGTCAGTCGTTACGTGGTGGCCATCGGCGGCGCCTTCCTGCTCATGGCTGGTCTGGTGCCCAAGCTGGGGGCCATCATCAACAGCATTCCCAACTCGGTGCTCGGTGGAGCCGTGCTGATCATGTTCGGCATGATCGCCAGCGCAGGCATCAAGATGCTGGCAAGCATCGACTTCAACAAGCGCAATATGGTGATCATCGGCGTTTCGCTGTCTGCGGCCATCGGCCTGCCGGCTCAGGAAGGTCTGTATGCCAACCTCAATGAAAACATTCAGGCGATCATCCATTCGGGCCTGATTCCGGGCGCGCTATTCGCCATCATCCTCAACCTGGTATTGCCTCGTCGGGACCGCAGTTTCCGCGACGATATCTAA
- a CDS encoding Rieske (2Fe-2S) protein, translated as MSEVWRSYRSAPPAGTRILKAADIGRGESRCVSVESANGRFPLVMVRDGEGVLHAYVNACPHQYLPLDGRGENILSRDGGLLICTSHQATFRVDNGEGISGPAQGEALDPVPVQEDDGGWLVVG; from the coding sequence ATGAGCGAAGTATGGCGTAGCTACCGCTCGGCTCCTCCGGCCGGAACACGCATTCTGAAAGCCGCTGATATCGGGCGTGGCGAGAGCCGCTGTGTCAGTGTGGAGAGTGCCAATGGGCGTTTCCCGCTGGTCATGGTGCGCGACGGTGAGGGGGTGTTGCATGCTTACGTCAACGCCTGCCCTCACCAGTATCTGCCACTCGATGGACGTGGCGAGAATATCCTCAGCCGAGATGGCGGACTGCTGATCTGCACCAGCCATCAGGCCACCTTCCGCGTCGATAACGGCGAAGGCATTTCCGGCCCGGCCCAGGGCGAAGCACTCGACCCTGTGCCAGTGCAGGAAGACGACGGCGGCTGGCTGGTAGTCGGCTGA
- a CDS encoding enoyl-CoA hydratase encodes MSQHQLATCDATPSAQVLRHDERGVTTLTLNRPDNYNALSAEMLTALEDALASLQDEHDLHAVVIAAEGRAFCAGHDLHEMRELGNEDDYRQLFAHCSRVMQQIQECPVPVIARVQGVATAAGCQLVASCDMAVAARSSRFAVSGINVGLFCSTPAVALTRSVSPKRAAEMLYTGEFIDANTALDWGLINRVAEDNSLDEELSTLLDSLRAKSRVALTTGKALLSRQRTLPLGQAYAFAGEVMASNMMAEDVSEGIDAFINKRAPNWQHR; translated from the coding sequence ATGAGCCAACATCAACTGGCGACCTGCGACGCTACCCCGTCTGCCCAGGTGCTGCGTCACGACGAGCGAGGGGTTACGACACTGACCCTCAATCGGCCAGATAACTACAACGCCCTGTCCGCCGAGATGTTGACTGCGCTCGAGGATGCGCTGGCATCACTACAGGACGAGCATGACCTGCATGCAGTGGTCATCGCCGCCGAAGGCCGGGCCTTCTGCGCTGGGCACGACCTGCATGAAATGCGCGAGCTGGGCAATGAGGACGACTACCGACAGCTGTTTGCGCACTGCAGTCGTGTCATGCAGCAGATTCAGGAGTGCCCTGTGCCGGTCATCGCCCGCGTCCAGGGTGTGGCAACGGCAGCCGGCTGCCAGTTGGTCGCCAGTTGCGATATGGCCGTCGCCGCCCGATCGTCACGTTTCGCCGTCTCCGGGATCAATGTCGGACTGTTCTGCTCGACTCCCGCCGTGGCGCTGACCCGCAGCGTATCACCAAAGCGTGCAGCAGAGATGCTATATACCGGGGAGTTCATCGATGCCAATACCGCGCTCGACTGGGGACTGATCAACCGCGTTGCCGAAGACAATAGCCTCGACGAGGAGCTCTCCACGCTGCTGGATAGCCTGCGCGCCAAGAGTCGTGTTGCCTTGACCACCGGCAAGGCATTGCTCAGTCGCCAACGCACCCTGCCTCTGGGGCAGGCCTACGCCTTCGCCGGCGAAGTCATGGCCAGCAATATGATGGCCGAGGATGTCAGCGAAGGAATCGATGCTTTCATCAACAAGCGAGCGCCGAACTGGCAGCATCGTTGA
- a CDS encoding 8-oxoguanine deaminase: MTHSETPADNQQSLWIRQPLAVSDDAAVGGIVVRDGRIVEVVARGATPETPIDQTFDASQHVLLPGLVNTHHHFYQTLTRAYSPALNKELFPWLTTLYDVWANLTEDQLALASELAMVELLMSGCTTVADHHYVFSGALQHAIDIQVETARRLQVRAALTRGSMSVGRDDGGLPPQSVVQDEATILDESTRLIDAYHERGEGAMITLALAPCSPFSVSRELMQDSARLAEQRDVRLHTHLAETEDETNYCQKLFGMRPLDYLEATGWLSDRTWLAHGIHFNDDEVKRLGQAGTGIAHCPSSNMVLGSGMCRTLELEAAGCPVGLAVDGSASADHSNLAEEMRQAMLIGRLRYSPSQVRHQDVIRWATQGSAGCLGRSDIGGLKVGQQADLAMFRLDEARFSGAENPLAALLLCGAHRADRVMVAGQWRVADGQPLGVDLEALLARHDAAARQLRQAV, from the coding sequence ATGACCCATTCCGAGACACCTGCGGACAACCAGCAGAGCCTGTGGATCCGCCAACCGCTGGCGGTCAGCGATGACGCCGCCGTCGGCGGAATTGTCGTTCGCGACGGGCGCATCGTCGAGGTTGTCGCCCGTGGCGCTACTCCGGAAACGCCCATCGACCAGACCTTCGATGCCTCACAGCATGTACTGCTACCCGGTCTAGTGAACACTCACCATCATTTCTATCAGACCCTGACTCGCGCCTACTCACCGGCGCTCAACAAGGAACTGTTCCCCTGGCTGACCACCCTGTATGACGTCTGGGCCAACCTGACCGAGGATCAGCTCGCGCTGGCCAGTGAGCTGGCCATGGTGGAGCTGCTGATGAGCGGCTGCACCACGGTGGCAGATCACCATTACGTCTTTTCGGGCGCACTGCAGCATGCCATCGATATCCAGGTAGAGACTGCGCGGCGACTCCAGGTTCGGGCCGCACTGACACGCGGCTCGATGAGTGTTGGGCGCGATGACGGAGGCCTCCCTCCGCAGTCCGTGGTTCAGGACGAAGCCACCATTCTCGACGAGAGCACGCGCCTGATCGATGCCTATCACGAACGTGGTGAAGGAGCGATGATCACCCTGGCGCTGGCGCCCTGCTCACCGTTCTCGGTCAGCCGCGAACTGATGCAGGACAGCGCACGTCTGGCGGAGCAGCGCGATGTGCGCCTGCACACGCACCTGGCAGAGACTGAAGACGAGACCAACTACTGCCAGAAGCTATTTGGCATGCGACCGCTGGACTATCTCGAAGCCACCGGCTGGCTATCGGACCGCACCTGGCTGGCCCATGGCATCCACTTCAATGACGATGAGGTCAAGCGCCTCGGCCAGGCTGGAACAGGCATCGCCCACTGCCCCTCATCCAACATGGTGTTGGGCTCGGGCATGTGTCGCACCCTCGAGTTGGAGGCCGCTGGTTGTCCCGTCGGGCTGGCAGTGGACGGCTCGGCATCCGCCGATCATTCCAACCTTGCCGAGGAGATGCGTCAGGCGATGCTGATTGGACGACTGCGCTACTCACCAAGCCAGGTGCGCCACCAGGATGTGATCCGCTGGGCCACACAAGGGTCGGCAGGCTGCCTGGGTCGCAGTGACATCGGTGGGCTCAAGGTTGGTCAGCAGGCAGATCTGGCGATGTTCCGTCTCGACGAAGCGCGTTTCTCGGGTGCCGAGAACCCGCTGGCAGCACTGCTGCTATGCGGTGCTCATCGGGCCGATCGCGTGATGGTTGCCGGTCAATGGCGTGTTGCCGATGGCCAGCCACTGGGCGTCGACCTTGAGGCACTACTGGCGCGCCATGATGCGGCAGCGCGTCAGCTACGCCAGGCTGTCTAA
- a CDS encoding fumarylacetoacetate hydrolase family protein, giving the protein MKLATLKGTSPEQGASLETVATAKNARDGELIVVSRDLTRAVRVPHIAATLQHVVEDWSALAPRLDEVYQALNNGQLEDAFNLDMQALHSPLPRTYHWADGSAYLNHVQLVRQARNAEMPETFWTDPLMYQGGGDSFIGPYDDIEAVSEEHGIDFEGEIAVITDDVPMAVSPEQASGHIKLIMLVNDVSLRGLIPGELAKGFGFFQAKPASSFSPICITPDELGDAWQDGRVHLPLTVHLNGEKFGEPESGPDMIFNFPQLVAHAARTRYLGAGAVIGSGTVSNPDANGGPGKPVADGGVGYSCLAEVRMVEKILHGDSKTPFMRFGDRVRIEMFDRDGNSIFGAIDQQVVEYKA; this is encoded by the coding sequence ATGAAGCTTGCTACCTTGAAAGGCACCTCCCCTGAACAAGGTGCCTCACTTGAAACAGTTGCCACAGCGAAAAACGCTCGTGACGGAGAGCTGATTGTCGTCTCTCGCGACCTCACTCGCGCGGTACGCGTGCCGCACATCGCCGCCACCCTGCAACATGTGGTAGAAGACTGGAGCGCGTTGGCCCCGCGTCTCGATGAGGTTTACCAGGCGTTGAACAACGGCCAGCTCGAAGATGCCTTCAACCTCGACATGCAGGCCCTGCACTCACCGCTGCCACGCACCTACCACTGGGCCGATGGCTCCGCCTATCTCAATCATGTGCAGTTGGTGCGCCAGGCGCGTAATGCCGAGATGCCGGAGACCTTCTGGACTGACCCGCTGATGTACCAGGGCGGCGGTGACAGTTTCATCGGCCCCTACGACGACATCGAGGCTGTCAGCGAGGAGCACGGTATCGATTTCGAGGGCGAGATCGCGGTCATCACCGATGACGTTCCCATGGCAGTCTCTCCCGAGCAGGCCAGCGGCCATATCAAGCTGATCATGCTGGTCAATGATGTCAGTCTGCGTGGTTTGATCCCCGGCGAGCTGGCCAAGGGCTTCGGCTTCTTTCAGGCCAAGCCTGCGTCGAGCTTCTCACCGATCTGTATCACCCCGGATGAGCTGGGTGATGCCTGGCAGGATGGTCGCGTTCATCTACCGCTGACCGTACACCTCAATGGCGAGAAGTTCGGCGAGCCGGAATCCGGCCCAGACATGATCTTCAACTTCCCGCAGTTGGTCGCTCATGCGGCTCGCACCCGTTATCTCGGCGCCGGTGCGGTGATCGGCTCCGGCACGGTCTCCAACCCTGATGCCAACGGTGGCCCTGGAAAACCCGTCGCCGATGGTGGTGTCGGTTACAGCTGCCTCGCTGAGGTACGTATGGTCGAGAAGATCCTGCATGGTGACAGCAAGACACCGTTCATGCGCTTCGGCGACCGCGTGCGCATCGAGATGTTCGACCGCGACGGCAACAGCATCTTCGGCGCCATCGATCAGCAGGTCGTCGAATACAAGGCGTGA